GGCCTAGAATAAGATGGAGATTGGAGTACCTAGGAAGACACTAGCCTCACACATCACTTGCTGCTTTCAATGCAAGTGGTTATACCTAGCACATCCACAGCATCTGAAGGCTCCTTGACCCAGGCAGTTTGTGAACCATCCCCAGCTGTCAGCAATGATCAGTGACCAAGATGAAGACATGCTTAGCTACATGATCAATTTGGAAGTGAGTACCCAAGGCATTTATCTTGGTGGGCTATACAGTGTCACGAACAGAACTCACTTCCAAACAGGAACTTGCCGGTTACCTGTAAAGGGCTTTTagctttctaccttttcttctggTAGGTACAAGAACTCAGGCATCCCAAGAGTTCCTGCAAAATCaccttttactttagaaataaccCATACTTCCAGAATGCAGTGGTTGTTAAGGAATTCGTCGTGGATATCACTGGTAAGAATTTGCTCACAGTGTGTTTTTTGGAGTTTGTGAATTGATAATGGCCAACAGGACTTGGATTCTCTTATCATGTCTTCTTGCAGGATATAGGTTGTGCCATTCCACTCCCATTCTGTGGCGTCAGGATTATAAAATTGAAGCTGACAGTCACAGAAACCACAACAAGAGCCCAAACTTCTTCAACTGGTTTACAGACCACAATTTTGCAGGCTCAAACAGGATCACTGAGGTACTACAAAAGGCCAAAGCAAGCCATCTGTGACGTTGGTTGGTTCACTGGCTTGCTGAGTGCTGACTGTGAACCTTGAGCTAATTGCCTTACCTACTTACCTTACCTACTTACTTTACCAGATCATCAGaaaagacctgtggctcaatcCATTGCACTACTACAAGATGATGAAAGCACATGAAGAGGGGGTAAAGAAGAAGGATATATAGGTGGGTAGCTAGTACATGCTGTCCATCTTGTCAGGTACCTAAATGCTAACTTCACACCTGTACATTTGAGG
The Perognathus longimembris pacificus isolate PPM17 unplaced genomic scaffold, ASM2315922v1 HiC_scaffold_198, whole genome shotgun sequence genome window above contains:
- the LOC125344651 gene encoding testis-specific Y-encoded protein 9-like — encoded protein: MASRQECGTPPPAEEPPLKELQALQLDLGPVNNQATKAHERLKQNLSKRQKTLLDSRSSNIRGIPGFWAQTFVNHPQLSAMISDQDEDMLSYMINLEVQELRHPKSSCKITFYFRNNPYFQNAVVVKEFVVDITGYRLCHSTPILWRQDYKIEADSHRNHNKSPNFFNWFTDHNFAGSNRITEIIRKDLWLNPLHYYKMMKAHEEGEENESPMNPDAYQDFL